A genomic stretch from Flavobacterium humidisoli includes:
- a CDS encoding NTF2 fold immunity protein, translating to MIRKVLSNREIDLKILISLFLILIFSCCSHSKFGSDEAELELKDALENPRKDNFLDNKKLLINDGQTAIKIAEPILFEIYGEDKIKHQKPYEVHLINNHYVINGTLLLGEQGGTFLIIIDARNAKVLKINHYK from the coding sequence TTGATAAGGAAAGTTTTATCTAACAGAGAAATTGATCTTAAAATTTTAATTAGTCTTTTTTTAATTCTTATTTTCAGTTGCTGTTCTCACTCAAAGTTTGGAAGTGATGAGGCTGAACTTGAATTAAAAGATGCTCTTGAAAATCCACGCAAGGACAATTTTCTTGATAACAAAAAATTACTGATTAACGACGGCCAAACAGCTATCAAAATTGCAGAACCTATTCTTTTTGAGATTTATGGTGAAGATAAAATCAAACATCAAAAGCCTTACGAAGTACATCTAATTAATAATCATTATGTTATTAACGGAACTTTATTATTAGGAGAACAAGGCGGAACTTTTTTAATTATAATTGACGCAAGGAATGCTAAAGTATTGAAAATTAATCATTACAAATAA
- a CDS encoding redox-active disulfide protein 2, translating to MKDTKFSDMTTEELIKNQKTLKTVNTIFCVVLFMLFVLNLFIVFMKGFSAMNIIPIALLPILFLNIKNLKEIKRELESRE from the coding sequence ATGAAAGACACAAAATTCAGCGATATGACTACCGAAGAACTGATTAAAAATCAGAAGACATTAAAAACTGTAAACACTATTTTTTGCGTTGTGCTTTTTATGTTATTCGTTCTTAATCTATTCATTGTTTTTATGAAAGGTTTTAGCGCTATGAATATTATTCCGATTGCTTTATTACCTATTCTTTTTTTGAATATTAAGAATTTAAAAGAAATTAAACGAGAATTAGAATCTCGTGAATAA